Part of the Vicia villosa cultivar HV-30 ecotype Madison, WI unplaced genomic scaffold, Vvil1.0 ctg.000113F_1_1, whole genome shotgun sequence genome is shown below.
TTGACATTTGAGCTGTATTCAAATCTTGTTGTCGTCTACAAGAAGtgagaaattaaatttaatagtaccttgattttcttaatgattaaaaattaataaaagatttCTTTTCATTGTCACTAATGTTTTTTAAACCCTTGATTATTTTTGAGAGATCAATAAAATATATGTTAGAATAATAGTTAAAAGAGAATTCAGATCCTCAGTATAGTGTCAGCAGTCATGTTTACCGTGTAATTGAATTGAATAgctttttgataaaataattttttatttggtgATATAATTTAACTCTTATAAAAACTCAATtagtccttttaatttaattgatgttATTTTTTTCAAACATAACTGTATGTTTCActaaaatatgtttaaaaaataaattcttttatttattctaaAGAGCTAAAAACCttgattttgtatttttaatatataaagattaatattttttatatatatatatatatatatatatatatatatatatatatatatatatatatatatatatatatatatatatatatatatatatatatatatatatatatatatatatatatatatgggaatgtatcaagtaggaggatttttgaataagagataagaggattcaatgctaaccattgaattaatcaagagagagaaataataattatattaatattctaataaataatttaatttctctctcttgattaattcaATGATTAGGATTgcatcctcttatctcttatttaaaaattcctcctacttgatacatccccatatatatatatatatatatatatataattgaaaatattaatatCTATCTAGAGACCAActgattcaaaagatcaattaCATCATctactaagggtgtgtttggattgacaTGGACATAACTGATTCTAGCAGTATTGAATTTGGTGGAATTGATTTTaacagaattgagtttagcagagttgatttatgtttgaatacatttatgtaaaagtgaattAAACAGTAAATTTCAGTCAAAAAAATCATCCAACATCAATTTTACTTTTGAAAAACCAAACAcctcagaatcaattctacatttttaaaattgattatggGTCTTTCAAAAGTGGAACTAAACACACACTAATATAGACTTattcaaagataaaataaaacTCAGTATAGTTATCCCAACACATGGATTGGTAATCAGCCAACCCTCGAAATTTTTTCATAAGAGTCCAATCATATCAACAAATAGAAGATGATTTTATGAAAGAGTTACTATTTGGCGGAAAATTTAGTTGCTGAGGATCCAAAGTCTTTATAGATCAATTACATATGGATGTTGTAGAGTTATATTTTCAATCTTAACCTAAGTTTTATCCCATTAAATGGAGTCAGCTACATATATCAACTTATGTCATAATTTTCTATCCAGATcatgtttttatttaaattgttaaTCTCGAGATTTTTctcaataacttctcttatagttttccTAGGTCTCCCTCTATCTCTAACTATTTGCCTCGTCTCCATCTAATATACTCTTCTTACCACAAAACCTACAAGTCTTCTCTCTACATGTCCAAACCACCAAAGTTAATTCTCCACCCTTTTTTCTACTATAGGTGCACCCTAACACTAtctctaatattgtcatttctaatcttatcatgtatagtcttaccacacatccaacGCAACATTCTCACCTCTtctacacttactttattctcgtgATGATTCTTAAGCATCCAATTTTTTGTCTCATTCAACATCGTAGGTCTTACTGCAGTTCGATAAAACTTTCCCTTCAACTTGAGCGATATCTTTATGTTGCATAAAATTCTCGAAGCCCACCCCCTTTCAACCACACAACTTGAATTTGATGGTTTACATCATCTTATATTTCTCCATCGTTTTGTATTACAGATCCTATATATTTAAATCGCGTGACTCGTAGGATGATATGGTCTCCAAGTTTCACCTCTAGGTTGAAAAACTTCTCTTTTTGCTGAACTTACATTCCATATATTCCATCTTACTTCTCCATAGACAAAAGTCGTGCGTTTTCAAAGTTTGTCTTCAAGTCTCCAACATCTCGTTTAAATCCTCATTCGACTCTCCTAATAGGACTATATCGTCTGCAGAAAACATGCATCTCGGTGATAGATCTTGGATGTGCTCCGGTACATCCAAATTTAAAGTAAAAAGGTAGGGGCTTAGGGTTTAACCTTGGTACAAACCTATTGTAATGGGAAAATCGTCCGTCTCTCCACCCTGTGGCCGCACACTAGTCGATACTCCATCATATATTGGATAACTCGAATATATGCAGTCTTAACCCCTTTCTTCTTTAAGGCTTTTCCAAAAAATCTCTCTAGGCACTCTATTAAGTGCAAGTCTTGTTGGTTCGTTTGATACTGCTCCATCATCCGTCATAGTAGATAGATCACTTCCATGGTCAATCTTTCATGCATAAAACCAAATTAATTCTCTGTGACTTAAGTCTCTTTTCCTAGTCTATGTTTAATCACTCTTTCCTATAACTTCATGGTATGACTCATAAGTTTAATCCCCCTATAATTTGCACAGTTTTGTATGTCCCTCTTATTCTTATAGATTGGAACTAAATTGCTATTCTCCATTCATCAGACATTTGATTTGACTTCATAATTTCGTTAAAGAGTTTGGTAAGCCACTCAATATCTCTATCTCTAAAAACTTTTCACACTTCAATAGGTATGTTGTCTGACCTAACCGCCTTACTgttacaaatcattttcaacgcTTCTTTTACCTCTTGTTTTTAAATTCGACGGTAGTAATTATAGTTTTGATCCTCTTCCCTAACGTCGAGTCTGATAATATATCAGATCCTTCAATGCATAATTGACACTAATCTAATTAAATTTCAAATGATTATTTTGTTCTCACCCTTACCTTTTATCCAAATCAAAAGTAATTAGTGAGGATTTAAAATCCTTATATTTGTTTTGCATGTAATTAATAGCCAATTTCAGTAAATAAGATGATAGGAGTTTCAATATGAATGGATGATGTTTTGGTGTTGATGAAATAATACAGGTTGTAAATGTACTTTAGATCATGATGTGTTCTAAGCTATCATTACTTTGGAAACTTTTAAATGTACTCCAATCATGAGGTGCTTGAAAACAAAATTTATCTTCATTAAATCTACTTCACATAAAGTAAACTCAGTTCTCATAGATTCCAAACTAAACACACTAATTTTCCAATTTCATTCAGGGTCCAAAACTTTTTACAAGACAATATGTAAGAAAACTGGAACCACCTAACTTTCATATCTCAAACATCATATCCAACTAAAACtttctataatcaacacaaataaTGAGatgttaaaacaaacaaaaacttcaTGAGTAAGTCAAGTAAATAAAAATCCATCTCCAATCAGTATAATGTAGATATCATATCACTTTGTTTCTCCTCTAGGACTGAGAAGTAATTAAGGTGAATTACCAAAAGAGATAAAACTAGTATTCATGTCTCTATTTCCAACATAGGAGCTTGAGTTTGTCTTATCAAATGAAGTAGTTCCAAGAGAATGCAAGAATTCATCAAACCCCTCTTGTGAATCAATACCTCCTGGCTTTCTCATTTCATTTGGTAACTCAACTTCTCCATCCAAAATGCTCACAACTTGCCTCATGTTAGGCCTTATAGTAGGAACATCATTTGAACATATCAATCCCAATTTCAATACCATCAATAACTCACTTTCAATAAAATTACCATTCAATTTAGGGTCCACTACTTCAAGTGCTCTTCCTTCTTTGAACCTTTCCCACACCCAATCCACCAACACTAATTCTTCCTGTATTGCCTTTGGTTCAATAGGCCTTCTTCCGCAAGCAACCTCTAGCAAAAGCGCGCCAAATGCAAAAACGTCGGAGCTTGTTGTTGCTCTTCCCGTTCTAGGCAACTCCGGCGCTAAATAGCCTAATGTTCCCACCACTCTTGTTGTACCTGGATTAGCACCATGTTCATACAACCTTGCCAAACCAAAATCACCTAATCTTCCATTAAGTTCAAAATCTAACAGCACGTTACTAGCTTTAACATCTCTATGTATTACCACTTGCTCATACCCTTCATGAAGATACAAAAGACCTGAAGCAACACCCTTTATTATCTTAAACCTTTGTTCCCAACTCAGCACAAATTCTGAATCCTCAAACAAGTACTTGTCTAAGCTTCCATTCGCCATGAAATCGTACACAAGTAAAAGGTCTCCTCTGCGACGACACCACCCGAGTAACTGAACCAAATTCCGGTGACGAAGCCGGCCTATGCTCGCGATTTCCGACACAAATTCCCTCAACCCTTGTTTCGACTCATGCGAAACTCTCTTAACAGCCACTTGAATCTTCGATTTCGGCAACGTCCCTTTGTAAACTCTGCCAAAACCACCCTGCCCAAGTAACCCTTTCTCCTTGAAACCTTTTGTAGCTTTCTTAAGCTCTTGATAAGAGTATCTATGAGGCCCAACTTCAAGCTCCCATGCTTCTATAACATCAGCATTCTTGATTTTTCTGAAAAGGTAAAAACCAAAGGCTATAGAACCCAATACAATAACAGAAGCCGCAACCGAAACACCGGTTATCAAAGAAGTTTGTTTCTTCTTTGGCTGTGGAAGCTGTGGCAGTGAAGACAGATCAAGCAAAGGTGCTGGTCCATTGATTTTGAAACTCCAACCCAAAAGATAATGAGAGCTAGCAAGTAAACCAGTAGAAGCAGAGAAACCAACATACATAGTATCAAGAAGAACCATTGAAAGATCCAAATGAAAAGACAAGGTAGGttttttaggtttgttagaaGTTGGAGAAAGTGTAACACTAACATTATTCACCAAAGAATCATAATCAACCCAAACTAGAATAGCTTTTCCACCTTTAATATTAAGATCTTGAAAAACCAAATCATCATTGTAATAACCAGCCTTAACAGAAGCATTTGACATCATACTATTGATGTTAATCCCAACATGGTTATCATTAATATCACCAAACTCAAAATCCTGAACAGTGTCAAACTCAACAGCAAAAAGATGGTTAGAGAAATTACCAACATCACTTGAATTGAGAAGACCAAGATACTGACTAGGCAAAGCTTTGAGATCCTTTGTAGGTGCTATCGTGAAAGCCATGCCATGGCCACCTAGTTTGGGATACTCAGGAACAACAGCAAGAGCAAAAGATGAAGAAAAGGAGAAAACTTTACCGGTTGTTTTGTTCTTTAGTTGGAAAGGTGAAGGGTAGAAAGCATGACCCATTAATCTGCTTGTTTCATTTGTTAGTCTTATCATTCCAtttttttcaatctctgatattCCATTCAAGGTGAGATTTTTAGGACCAGTGTTCTTGAAGCCTGGATATAGGAGCTGGTCAATTTGGGAGAGGGTTGGGAGAAAGAGGAGGAATGAAAATGATAGGATGAGTTTGAGATGGGTTTGAAGTTGCATGATGAAAAAGATGAATGAACTAATGAAAGTGAAAGGAGTGTGAATGTGATGTGGATTTTGAGGTTGGAAGAAGCATACTAGGTTGTGtacttgtgtttatgtttgtgttttgtgtttgttttgttgaGTTTAATGAAAGTTGGTGGTGTAGATCTAAGAGAATTATGAAGGGTTAATGACAAGGAAAAGGTTGAATGAATATTAATTGTTCACATGGGGTTAGTAGTTATAGATGAGAGTGAAAATGAAGGCTTTTTTTGGGGGTATGGGTGGAATGTAAGATAGTTTTCAATAGTCTACTCTTTGAATAAAGTACAAAAAAGGGACAGCATGATGAAATTGGTGAGACAGAGAAACAACATCCATCTATATCTATATTTAAAATACTTATGAGT
Proteins encoded:
- the LOC131624286 gene encoding L-type lectin-domain containing receptor kinase S.4-like, encoding MQLQTHLKLILSFSFLLFLPTLSQIDQLLYPGFKNTGPKNLTLNGISEIEKNGMIRLTNETSRLMGHAFYPSPFQLKNKTTGKVFSFSSSFALAVVPEYPKLGGHGMAFTIAPTKDLKALPSQYLGLLNSSDVGNFSNHLFAVEFDTVQDFEFGDINDNHVGININSMMSNASVKAGYYNDDLVFQDLNIKGGKAILVWVDYDSLVNNVSVTLSPTSNKPKKPTLSFHLDLSMVLLDTMYVGFSASTGLLASSHYLLGWSFKINGPAPLLDLSSLPQLPQPKKKQTSLITGVSVAASVIVLGSIAFGFYLFRKIKNADVIEAWELEVGPHRYSYQELKKATKGFKEKGLLGQGGFGRVYKGTLPKSKIQVAVKRVSHESKQGLREFVSEIASIGRLRHRNLVQLLGWCRRRGDLLLVYDFMANGSLDKYLFEDSEFVLSWEQRFKIIKGVASGLLYLHEGYEQVVIHRDVKASNVLLDFELNGRLGDFGLARLYEHGANPGTTRVVGTLGYLAPELPRTGRATTSSDVFAFGALLLEVACGRRPIEPKAIQEELVLVDWVWERFKEGRALEVVDPKLNGNFIESELLMVLKLGLICSNDVPTIRPNMRQVVSILDGEVELPNEMRKPGGIDSQEGFDEFLHSLGTTSFDKTNSSSYVGNRDMNTSFISFGNSP